In Ferrigenium kumadai, the DNA window GATCCGGTACAGCTTGCCCGGTTCAACGGGCTCGCCGAACTGTTCTACCGCTCCCTGGTTCATCACGATCTCGATGCCATCCGAGGGGGACAGCCAGCGGCCTTTGGTGACGTCCATCTTTACGAGATCGGTGTCGTGGGGCAGGGCGACGATGCCGATACCATTGTTCGTCGATATCACTGAAGATTGCAATCTGCCACGTCCCCCATTCCATGTTTCGATGTGTTGGACGTTACTTAGATGTTGGAACGGTGCCAGCGCTTTCTCGCGTGGTATCTGCTCTTTCAGGACAACCTGAACGTCATATTTCATGGCGTATCTTGTGTCGGCTAGGAATTCGATCAGCGATTCACGCACGTTAAAGCCCGCACTGAAGATCGCCACTCCCAGCGCAATGGTGGCTACTGTTGTCGCCAGGCGTTTCTTGCGTCGAAGGGCATTCCGCAAAGCCAGCCGGAAGCCATAAGGCAAAGGCCAGCGCGCGGCTGCCACCTTCTTCCCGGATGCAGAGCCCAGGCTTATGCCATAGTCGGACAGTGCGCTTTGCACGGAGATGCCGACTCCCCTCAACAGGGCAGGAAGAGCAAACAGGATGGGCAGCAGCAATCCGCAAGCAATCAGGCCGGCATACAGCGAGAGCGGAAGTTCCTTGGTGAGAATATTGAAATTGAGTATCTTCGCAACGAATGCGGCGAAGCCATAACCGGAGATCACCGCCAGCGGAATGGCGACGATGCTCGCCAGTATGCCCAGCGTAAGTACCATGGCCAGATAGATGCTGAAAACCTGCCACTGCGTGGCGCCGATGGCCTTGAGCACGCCGATCTGCCTGACCTGTTGCGCAAGGATGGCCCCGATCAACTGCGATACCAGGACCGCCCCCATCAGAAAAGCCAGCAAACCGATGCTTCCCTGAAATGCAAGCAAAGTGTTCAACTGCCACTGGTGGGGATGTTGGTTCGGCTTGGGGATGTTAATGTTGTCGATGGCGATTCCGCGGGCACGAAGATCTTCCACAATCGTATTCGCGGCCGTTTGAATCTCCTGTTTGGTACCTGCATTCCTTAACCGGAAGATCAGTCGCTGGTTGGCAGGTTCGCCGGTGATTTCGGTAAATGTGCGCTTGTCGGCATAGGCATAGATAAAGGCGTCCTGCGTGGAGGGCGCCTGTGCCGGGTCAAAGCTGATACCGGAAACGGGAACTCGCAGTATTTTTCCGCCGGCGCGTATACGAGCAACGGAGCCGGTCGTCAGATTCGACACCAGCCGCCCGTTCCGTTCCACCAATATCGTCCCGCGGGGCGGCGTTACTGGCCCGTCTTCATGGTATACGCGAGCGAGGTGGAATATTTCGAAATCATTCAGGCCGAAGAGCCACAGCGGCAGCCACTGATCCGGAAAAACCTCGATCCGCTGATACGAAAGGTCGCGGAACTCCGCCCTCTCTATTTCCGGACGTTGCCTGAATGAGGAAAGATCGAGCTTGGCAAAATCCTTTGACGTCAACGCCACATGAAATGGATAGGTTCTGGTGAAATTCTCGTTAAGGTCGCTCTTCAGGATGAAGTACGAGACCAGGATCGACCCGACGCCCCATAGTCCAATGGTAAGCGCGAAGATGACAAGCAGGGTGCGGCCAGGATTCGCCCACAAGTCATTGACGGCTTTTCTTAATCTGAGATTCACGCGGCACCCCTCTCATCGCTGACCAGGGCGCCATCCTGCAGGGTAACGATCCGGTCATATCCGGATGCCGACACATCTTCGTGAGTCACCACAATGACAGTCTTTCCACTCCTGGAAAATTGCCGGAAGAGGGCATGAATCTCACTGGCATTCTTGCTGTCCAGATTTCCGGTGGGTTCGTCGGCGACAAGAATGGGCGGGGCGTTGACCAGCGCGCGGGCGATGGCGGCACGCTGCTGCTCGCCGCCGGATAATGCCGCGGGGAATTTGTCGGCGTGCTGTTCGATTCCAACCAGGTTCAATAAGCTTCTGGCGCGCTGCGCCCGTTTCGGCTTCGGAATGACATCTACAAAATCCATGGCAAGAAGGAGATTCTCCAGAATGCTGAGCGTGGGGATGAGCTGGAAAAATTGAAAGACGATGCCGATATTGGCGCCCCGCCACTTTGCGAGCTGGCTTTCGGGAAGCGTATGAACCCGGGTGTCATTGATGGTCACCACACCGCTGTCCGGATGGTCGATGCCGGTGAGCATGTTCAGCAGTGTGGACTTGCCGCTGCCAGATTTGCCGACGATGGCGACGAATTCGCCGGCGGCAAGGTGCAGGTCGATGTTGTCGAGTGCCGTGAAACTTCCGTTACTACCCGGGAAAACTTTTTTGACGCCCGATAGTTTGATCATGTGGATACCTTGTTCTGGATTGGACACGTGTCTATCATGGCGAGCAGACTCAAGGTCGAGAAGAGCACTGAGGCGACGAATGCGCAGTTTCAGACAGATGAATGATTTTTGTCCGGAAAGGAAATATTGTGGCCGATGAAACGCAATCCATAGACAGGCGGGTGCAGCGTACCCGCCGTTCGTTACGGGACGCACTGATCTCGCTGTTGGTGGAGCGCGGCTGGGACGACATCAATATTCAGGAACTGTGCGAGCGAGCGGATGTGGGGCGCTCGACGTTCTACATGCACTTCCAGAGCAAGGATCAGTTGTTGGTCAGCGGATTTGACGATCTGCGCGCGGCTCTGCGTGCCCAGGCTGTCATCGCAAATACCGGGGCATCCGGGTCATTGCCATTTGTGCGCGGATTGATCGAGCACGCATATGAGCAGCGAATATTGTTCAGAGCCATCATCGGGAGGCGTAGCGGACATGCCGTACAGAAGCGTTTCCGGGAAATGGTGAGCCAGCTTGTCGAAGAGGATGTTGCGCACCTTGTCGCTGCCGGGTGGCGACGGGATGCCGGCGTCAGCTACATTGCCGGCGCACTCGTCGAGTTGCTGGCATGGTGGGTGGATGCGGTCAACGGGTGCGCGATGGACGATGTCGAACAGCTTTTCAACGAGCTCACCTTGCCGGTTATCCGGCAGCTCGAGGGGAGGTGAAATGTCTTGTGGTCAAATTGCAATGGACACGATCGGGCGCTTTCTTATGATCCTGATTGGTCATCCCGTAGTAGTGAATGGTTAGGCGTTGTCACATCTCATTAGCTGTATGCTGCCGACTTCAGTGGTGAAGCCGTACTTTGCGTAAAAGTCATTCATGCCCGGCAGACAATAAAGTTCAAAATGCGTTACAGCACTCAATTTTTCATGTGACTTGATTAGGCCTATAAGCTTACCGCCAAGACCTTTTCCTCTCTGGTTTTCACAGACGATGACATCAAAGATAAGCGCTTTGAACGTGAAGTCTGTCAGAACACGGGCAAAGCCTGCCAAGTTGTCCTGCGAATCTACGAGAGCAACGCATAGTTGCGAGTTTGCGACACACTTGCGCGAATCTTCCAGCGTGCGCGCTTTCGACCACCACTCATTTTGATAAAGCTGATGTAATTGCCCGATGTGCTTGTCGCTGAGTTCGTAGATGGTTTTCATGTGGGGATTCCGATCTGGTTTTTCGCTTGGGTATTGAGTTAGCCCCACACGCCTTCCGCTACATCGACCACGCTCCCGCCGACAGAGACTTCGATCTCGCCATCAGTTTCGTTCGCGCGCAATGCCAGAGTGGAAGGGCGTCCCATTTCGTAGCCTTGCCCGGCCAATACGTCGATACTCGGCGAGCCGAATACCTTGTTGCACGCCAGGTACGCGGCAAGGCAGCCGTTGGCACTGCCTGTGGCGGCGTCTTCGGGGATGCCGTAGTAATCGGCGAACACTCGCACGCTCACGTTCTGAGCAGCTTCATATCCTTCTGTGCTGAATACCAGGATGAGCTTGGCCCATGCATCGTTCACCAGGGCGAAGTACGCCTCCTTGTCGATCCTGGCGCGCCTGAGGGCGTCCAGATTCTTCAGAGGCACAACGACGGCAGGGAAGCCGGTCGAGACTTCCACGATTGGGAAGTCCTGATCGATGTCGGACGGTTCGACACCCAATACTCGTGCCAGCGCGCCGGCATCGAGTCGCTTGCCGAATGTGGGCGGCATCTGCTTCATCCACAACAAGGATGCCTTGGCGGGCGTTTCGGCAAAGGCGACCGGTATCTTGCCGACACGCAGATTGAGTGCGACTTCGATGGCCTCCGTCAGGCGCAGGCGGTTGCGGATGATGTGCGCCGTACCCAAGGTAGGATGGCCGGCGAATTCGACCTCGGCATTCGGCGTGAAGATGCGGACATCGAAGCCGCCGTCCCGCGGCTGGCGCGAGGTGATGAAGGTCGTCTCGGAGAAATTGATCTCCTTTGCGATCTGCTGCATCTCCCGGTCGGACAGGGACTCGCAGTCCACGAAGGTGGCGAGCTGATTGCCGCCGTAGCGCTGGCTGGTGAATACGTCGGTGATGAAGAATCTTGGCTTGCCCACTGCTCGTTCTCCCGAGATGGCCTGCAAGGCAGACATTTTGCTTGTGTGGGTGAGAAACTTCAATGCAGGCGCGTTCACACCGCAGGCAGAGGTGGTCGGCTGGCATCATTTGTAACCCACGACAAAAAGCCGCCGGAAGGGAAACAATACTTTTCCATCGGCCTGCGCTCTATATGTTTCAGCCACCCGCTCACCGAGGATTTTGACGAAGCGCTGCTTTTGAGTCTCGGTTTCCAGAGCCGCCAAAAATGGACGCAAACCCGTGCTGGTAATCCAGCTAATAATTGCCTGTGCGTTTTCCATCACATGCCAGTATTCGGTTTCCCAGATGTCGAGTTTCGAGGCTGTACCGGCTAAAGCATCATAGTAGTAAGCGGGGCTTTCAATCGTAAACGTATTCTTTGGCCCTTCCATCAAATGAATCCATTCCGGCTCGTTTGCGACTTCAATAATGAGTTGCTGAAGTGCTGAATAGATGCGCGCCGGAATCTGGAAAGCGAGCACCCCGCCC includes these proteins:
- a CDS encoding ABC transporter permease encodes the protein MNLRLRKAVNDLWANPGRTLLVIFALTIGLWGVGSILVSYFILKSDLNENFTRTYPFHVALTSKDFAKLDLSSFRQRPEIERAEFRDLSYQRIEVFPDQWLPLWLFGLNDFEIFHLARVYHEDGPVTPPRGTILVERNGRLVSNLTTGSVARIRAGGKILRVPVSGISFDPAQAPSTQDAFIYAYADKRTFTEITGEPANQRLIFRLRNAGTKQEIQTAANTIVEDLRARGIAIDNINIPKPNQHPHQWQLNTLLAFQGSIGLLAFLMGAVLVSQLIGAILAQQVRQIGVLKAIGATQWQVFSIYLAMVLTLGILASIVAIPLAVISGYGFAAFVAKILNFNILTKELPLSLYAGLIACGLLLPILFALPALLRGVGISVQSALSDYGISLGSASGKKVAAARWPLPYGFRLALRNALRRKKRLATTVATIALGVAIFSAGFNVRESLIEFLADTRYAMKYDVQVVLKEQIPREKALAPFQHLSNVQHIETWNGGRGRLQSSVISTNNGIGIVALPHDTDLVKMDVTKGRWLSPSDGIEIVMNQGAVEQFGEPVEPGKLYRINLNGKPVQAKLVGIVKEFDVAKIYIDKEQYDRTANPEHLVNSLMFATEDRSFDNVVKLKKDIERVISRTDLNVFYVMSQAERAKIIYDHLSIILTLFTFLSALVLVISTLGMAASTGTNIMERTREIGVMRAIGATPSIIYRLFVAEGAVVAFVGIVSGFLLSLPLSLYASEFFGELILGHGVSLHFAFSQIGFVVTLAITLVFAWLASRLPARKAISISNREALSYE
- a CDS encoding ABC transporter ATP-binding protein; translation: MSNPEQGIHMIKLSGVKKVFPGSNGSFTALDNIDLHLAAGEFVAIVGKSGSGKSTLLNMLTGIDHPDSGVVTINDTRVHTLPESQLAKWRGANIGIVFQFFQLIPTLSILENLLLAMDFVDVIPKPKRAQRARSLLNLVGIEQHADKFPAALSGGEQQRAAIARALVNAPPILVADEPTGNLDSKNASEIHALFRQFSRSGKTVIVVTHEDVSASGYDRIVTLQDGALVSDERGAA
- a CDS encoding TetR/AcrR family transcriptional regulator, with translation MADETQSIDRRVQRTRRSLRDALISLLVERGWDDINIQELCERADVGRSTFYMHFQSKDQLLVSGFDDLRAALRAQAVIANTGASGSLPFVRGLIEHAYEQRILFRAIIGRRSGHAVQKRFREMVSQLVEEDVAHLVAAGWRRDAGVSYIAGALVELLAWWVDAVNGCAMDDVEQLFNELTLPVIRQLEGR
- a CDS encoding GNAT family N-acetyltransferase, producing MKTIYELSDKHIGQLHQLYQNEWWSKARTLEDSRKCVANSQLCVALVDSQDNLAGFARVLTDFTFKALIFDVIVCENQRGKGLGGKLIGLIKSHEKLSAVTHFELYCLPGMNDFYAKYGFTTEVGSIQLMRCDNA
- a CDS encoding PhzF family phenazine biosynthesis protein produces the protein MGKPRFFITDVFTSQRYGGNQLATFVDCESLSDREMQQIAKEINFSETTFITSRQPRDGGFDVRIFTPNAEVEFAGHPTLGTAHIIRNRLRLTEAIEVALNLRVGKIPVAFAETPAKASLLWMKQMPPTFGKRLDAGALARVLGVEPSDIDQDFPIVEVSTGFPAVVVPLKNLDALRRARIDKEAYFALVNDAWAKLILVFSTEGYEAAQNVSVRVFADYYGIPEDAATGSANGCLAAYLACNKVFGSPSIDVLAGQGYEMGRPSTLALRANETDGEIEVSVGGSVVDVAEGVWG
- a CDS encoding methyltransferase domain-containing protein; this encodes MSDWNVNLYLQFGTERTQPAIDLISRINIANPNKIIDLGCGPGNSTECLRRRWPEATITGLDSSPEMINSCRENYPDQEWILADAAGWQPSSACDIVFSNAVFQWMPQHDRLLGHLFAYVAPGGVLAFQIPARIYSALQQLIIEVANEPEWIHLMEGPKNTFTIESPAYYYDALAGTASKLDIWETEYWHVMENAQAIISWITSTGLRPFLAALETETQKQRFVKILGERVAETYRAQADGKVLFPFRRLFVVGYK